A window of Macrotis lagotis isolate mMagLag1 chromosome 1, bilby.v1.9.chrom.fasta, whole genome shotgun sequence genomic DNA:
ATGTATTTGGTCACAATGATTGGAAACCTCCTCATCATGTTGGCAATTAGCTCTGACTCTCATCTCCACACCCCTATGTACTTCTTAATCTCCAACTTGTCCTTTGTTGATACCTGTTTCGTGACCACCACAGTCCCAAGGATGTTGGTGAGCTTCATGACACAAAACAAGGCCATCCCCTATGCTGACTGTCTTACCCAGATGTTCTTCTTCATACTTTTTGCTAGCATagataatttcctcctcacttcaATGGCCTATGACCGTTTTGTGGCTATATGCCACCCTCTACGCTATGCAGTAATGATGAGCTCTTGGTTCTGTGGCTTGCTAGTGATACTGTGCTGGACAATGGCATTTCTAGTTGCCCTCCTTTTCAGTCTGCTGGGAACACGTCTCTCCTTTTGTACAAACCACCAGATTCAGCACTTCTTTTGTGATCTTCCTGAGATTATGAAGCTTTCTTGTTCTGACACTCTCATCAATTATATCTTGATGTATTTGGTTTCTGGACTGCTGGGTGTTATCCCTGTCATGGGGATCCTTTTCTCTTATATTCAgatttgtttttccattataaaaatcCAATCTGCTCAGGGTAAGTATAAAGCGTTTTCTACCTGTGGATCTCATCTCTGTGTTGTGTCTTTATTTTATGGTACAGTGTTTGGGGTATATTTGTCTTCTGCATTTACCGACGCTTCCTGGAAGAGCACAGTTGCTTCAGCTATATATGCTGTGGTCACTCCCATGTTGAACCCTTTTATCTATACACTAAGAAATAAGGATATAAAAGCTGCCCTTTGGAGAATCATTAGCAGAAAAACTTCTCAGTGATAAGGTGATTCCTACTAATTACAATAAGAAACAGATACTTCTGGAGAAATATTAGGAGGCAAAATTGTTGGACCCCTCAATCTACTCTCAATTTAAATCAATCCTCTATTTAGTCATTAAAGGGACTTACCTAACAGATAGGTCATCCTGTCATCATGCCTAATTAATGAGTGACAGTGAATCCTATTGGGACaccaaaatcaaatacaaaattctgttTAACATTCAAATACCTacatattctaattcttttctataTATCCAAtcttttaatacatttctttggACCATACTCTTATCTCCAGTGATCCTATATTTTTTGGTCTTCCATGAATAAGAGCTTTCATTTCTTAGCTTGGTCATTTTCTCAGACTGTCCCTCAGATCCAGAATCCTCTATTTAGCTACAGctattttttgattcttttaattctcaaatataaagaaatttcatGTGTACTAGAAGTGTTTTAcaaattctcttatttctaatCTCTTATTTACCTTAAATTTGTTTTACTAATGTtgtatattacaaatatataattatgtttgcATGCTtctatgtatgaatgtatgtatgtatgtgtctagGTATGCATCTAggtatgtatttgttttttatatcaatTCTCCaagtagattgtaagctccttgatatCACAGATATTTTTTTACACCCTCAGTAGGGATATCCAAAATTTAGGAGAGTTTCGGTTTTGTAGAAGATGCTTAATCAATGTTGATTAATAAAGCTCAGTTTTCCTTTATTACTTGTTAACTCTTTTTCACTCTTTGGTGATTGAATAATAATTTCATCTGATTCAATACTTCCTAGTCGCACAAAAAAATTGAGatcaaaatagtaattgaaattAAGAGAACAAATAGAATTTAGGTCTGAATCTGTCACTTAAAGCCTGTGTGCCTTTGACCAAGTGATCTACTATCATTATTCCTCAATTTTATGATTGTTGAACTTGGAAATGAAAGATCTGTCCTTATTAGTAGCATTTTTTCTACTCTATATGaagtcaaatattttaaatgaaagtatCTTCACTACTGGGAAATATATTATGACTGCACtaaggaaagaaatattagagaaaaattacTGTGTGCTTTCATCATTGGCTGCCTATGTATTAATTCTCCAATGTTTTATAAATCATCATTTTGACAtattataattaaagaaaattctacACATTTGGGCAAATTCTCTCCTGATGTTCctctttatttttggttttataaaTACACACTTTTAAGTTGTGTTGGCCCTGCAAACATGGAAATTCTGATAATATAGCCTTTGAGAAACTATGTGCATCTTCTTTTGATGATGagaaataaatagatacatatgtttaaattctaattgttttttcttaTCATATCGTAATCATTACCCTCATACATGGGTCTGACCATTTCAGGACTGTTTCTAAGATGCTGCACTGACTCCATTTCATACATAGAATGTGATATTATCTTCTCAGCCCTTTAAAAATTACTTCATAATCTAagtcaaaattatatttcttgtcTTGTTTCATGAACCTGCCCAACAAACTCTACATTTCACTCAAAACCATCTACTGATATTCTCAGAGATCTGAGAAGTCTTTTTCCTAAAAATAGAACAGAGGGAAGACcatataattcattttatatcacCAGTTCTAAGAGCCTTTTCTTACTGAGTTGATCTAATTTCAAAAATtcttaatttcctcaattatTGATCTCATCCCCCATCACACAAAATTACCTGCAgaatatttacttatctgtgtgcaCTACATCTTATATTTACTCTGGCCCCATGGATTTTAAAGTCATAGAGCAGAAAAACCATATCATACTAGTTTAAGTATTCAGTGCATTTAACTCAATATCTGGACATTGAAGGTAGTTATTTAATGAATGTTCcgtttttaaatatgttttgaatAATCATTAGTGCTCTTTAGCTATAAAATGCCAGTGAAATTAATTGAGCATTTGTGTTTTGCTTGATACAGAGAAATTGTGGCCCCCAATTGTCCATTTTCGCCATTTGACTGACTCCTTTATTTTTGAGAACCATCTTCATTAGACTGAGTAAAAAAGGACTTGCTTTACTATCTATTCATTGATATTAATATATCCCTCAAATGATatatagaaaaagcaaaaattaggGGAATGGTGTGATTATATATCTGTCTAGAAAGGTCTATCAGCATGAAAATTGGCACAAAGCTGtaacaataacaaataaaacaCTTAGAATATCACAGATTTACtcaagaaggaataaaaataatttcttcagatGTCAGTTCAAAACTGAAAAACTATTGGTGACATACAAGGTGAATGGTAGATactaattcagaaaaataaatttgatctcCAGTGTTCCATGATAATTGGTAGGATAAAATCCATTAGTAAAATATGCTCCTATAAATGATGgcaagaataaaaagaaactgcatttgtaaaatagtattgtaatatttttcatgtaaaataatattctattaaaacATCCATGTACCAGAATAAAGGTGCATGGTAGAGCAAAGGGTGGAGCTATGATAGAGAAAAAGCTAGAAATTTCTTTATCAAATCTCTAAATAAATTGTAGAATGGCAAAAATCTCAAAAGAATAGATAGGAAAATTTTCCCACCAGGTCTAGCTCAAATGGAGAAGGTGTATGCTCAGCCATGCAACTCTTTAGTGGAAGGACTGGATGTACAAAATGGTGAGAGGAACGAACCGGAGAGATCTGTAGGAGGCATCTTCATTGTGAGGCCCAGGTGTCCTGCCTCAGCAGGACAATAGCGAAGTAGGCCAGTTGGGAATACTCAAACACAGGTACCTCAGAACCCTGTTCATTTGGCATGATCGACCTGGATAGCCCAACACTATGAGCAAGCCCATATAAGTCTtaatgtggaaaatctgggagtGAATAATATGTCCTTCAAATTAAGAATCTTGGAAATGTACtcagaaatcaaaattataatgCATATGCAAATTGAGAGAGAACTATAGACATCAACCTGTAGATAAGAACAGGTAGGGCCTCATCTTAGAAAAAGatggcagaaaagaaaatattccatgTCATTCTTCAGGGGAGAGTATTACATTGTCTTCAGGGCACGATGAGCTTCTGGAAAGcttacaaatgatttttaatatctAGGAggcacaaatgaaaaagaaataaaagaggaattcAGCATCAAGCAAATGGAAGCATAAAAATTAATAGTAAgaataaatactttgaaaatggtattggtcaaatataaaatagcaTTTATCTAATAGACAAAGATATCTAAAAGCAAAggtaagaaaataaatccttgaatACACTGGAACAGAGGAGACTAATGAAAATGCAAATACCTCCTTGGGGGGAAATATCTGACCTAAAAAACAAATCCAggtgagaaaatttaagaaatattgaactatctgaatgccaggatcaaaaaaataaatatttttcaaggatttctGATCTGAAATGctagaagcaaagagtaaaatagtcattgaaaataTTCCCTTATTAGTTCCTGAAATGGATCCCAAAATGCAAATgctaaggaatattatagccatatttCAGAACTATCACATGAAGGAGAAAATCCTTCAGGCTGCCAGAAAAAAGAAGTTCAAAGAACAAGTAGggaggattacccaggacttggCAGAATCAtcattaaaagaatgaatgacctgtgcccatcaattgggaaatggctaaacaaattatg
This region includes:
- the LOC141492639 gene encoding olfactory receptor 7D4-like translates to MVPENQTQFTQFILLLFSEKPNQEAPLFGLFLSMYLVTMIGNLLIMLAISSDSHLHTPMYFLISNLSFVDTCFVTTTVPRMLVSFMTQNKAIPYADCLTQMFFFILFASIDNFLLTSMAYDRFVAICHPLRYAVMMSSWFCGLLVILCWTMAFLVALLFSLLGTRLSFCTNHQIQHFFCDLPEIMKLSCSDTLINYILMYLVSGLLGVIPVMGILFSYIQICFSIIKIQSAQGKYKAFSTCGSHLCVVSLFYGTVFGVYLSSAFTDASWKSTVASAIYAVVTPMLNPFIYTLRNKDIKAALWRIISRKTSQ